A genomic window from Plasmodium coatneyi strain Hackeri chromosome 13, complete sequence includes:
- a CDS encoding Ribosomal protein codes for MMGKHRKRKINPPLYPVHPNEEKKKNLNNFITYKDLKIRWRNTSKNYRKKVTIARKWKNLHCILPMNKQSCIFILHKNLPYTRFKGRDASMGGPIKQISDNPEGGFPNGVATPPCAKTNGTLSRRRKAKYRNSTRVCHAEGEAGKPNDEPHQLSHPDEVDPIPQGDFTTQLNYHEVPPSDVQHLLRKGTEDLFCIFKSNFISEHKVTIGDIVQTEKLHRRKAGDVIYFGTVLLVGSKDFTIIGKPTVPYCRVKATIEQITLSKEILSFRYKKVRRSSRFLRIKHWITILRIDDIIIDTKQPVKDERKKPLQILDLWANRWLYEKELNFIKFNESGTAPLAEQIYDLVEHQPNTLHRRGLTDCYRFYPDPRVPHTSPYGVAHVAHTMGVKFEFFRFFKLNYYAFYVKKEKLYTFLHTTTAYSLVGVTIYLGYSFFHMWNDAVHYSYKHYMRKEKQRKELYDKIRIARENGLIPKSQVDLSR; via the exons ATGATGGGAAAACACcggaagaggaaaatcaaCCCCCCCCTCTACCCAGTCCACCCaaacgaggaaaaaaaaaaaaaccttaacaattttataACCTACAAGGATTTGAAAATACGCTGGAGAAACACCTCCAAAAattataggaaaaaagtgacCATTGCgaggaagtggaagaactTGCATTGCATCCTTCCGATGAATAAACAATCgtgcatttttattctgcACAAGAATTTGCCCTACACTCGCTTTAAAGGGAGGGATGCCTCCATGGGGGGGCCCATCAAACAG ATAAGTGATAACCCAGAGGGAGGTTTTCCCAATGGTGTTGCCACACCGCCATGTGCAAAAACGAATGGCACGCTGAGCAGACGCAGGAAGGCCAAATATAGGAATTCGACACGGGTATGCCACGCAGAGGGGGAGGCAGGTAAGCCAAATGATGAACCACATCAACTGAGTCACCCCGACGAAGTGGATCCCATCCCCCAAGGTGACTTCACAACCCAATTGAACTACCATGAGGTACCTCCTAGCGACGTGCAGCACCTGCTCcgaaaaggaacagaagatCTGTTCTGCATTTTCAAGTCAAATTTTATAAGTGAGCATAAAGTAACCATTGGGGATATTGTACAGACGGAGAAGTTACATCGAAGGAAGGCAGGCGATGTCATATACTTTGGAACGGTCCTCCTCGTAGGGTCCAAAGATTTTACAATAATTGGAAAACCCACTGTGCCCTACTGTAGAGTGAAAGCCACAATAGAACAGATAACCCTAAGCAAAGAAATCCTAAGCTTCCGATATAAAAAGGTCAGGAGGTCAAGTAGGTTCCTCCGAATAAAACATTGGATCACTATTCTCAGAATTGATGACATAATTATCGACACAAAACAGCCAGTGAAAGATGAACGGAAGAAACCTCTACAAATTTTGGACCTGTGGGCAAATAGATGGCTGTACGAAAAGGAACTGAATTTTATTAAGTTTAACGAAAGTGGCACTGCCCCTTTAGCGGAACAGATTTACGACCTAGTGGAACACCAACCGAATACTTTACATCGGAGGGGACTTACCGACTGTTATCGCTTTTACCCTGACCCGAGAGTCCCTCACAC AAGCCCCTACGGCGTAGCACACGTGGCGCATACTATGGGGGTGAAGTTCGAGTTCTTCAGATTTTTCAAGCTGAACTACTACGCCTTTTacgtgaagaaggaaaagcttTACACCTTTCTGCATACCACCACGGCGTATTCCCTCGTGGGCGTCACCATATACCTGG GATACTCCTTCTTTCACATGTGGAACGACGCGGTACACTACTCCTACAAGCACTacatgaggaaggaa AAACAACGCAAAGAACTGTACGATAAAATTAGGATCGCTCGGGAGAATGGTCTCATCCCGAAGAGCCAAGTTGATCTCTCCAGATAA
- a CDS encoding Ctr copper transporter domain containing protein has translation MKRKTHNLWFFILPLFYALLPTQIESNCCHSAKSKDGYPLPMYFSNNINIKFLFDFLQVKNESEFFLCNVVCILLGFLSVYVKVLKKKAFTESSNGLKTKLDMLSILFSGKSAVYGWLSFLNYTIDFLLMLIVMTFNVFIFLSTILGVACGYFFYGHRLAL, from the coding sequence atgaagaggaaaacacACAACTTGTggttttttattcttccccttttttatgcccTCCTGCCGACACAAATTGAAAGCAACTGTTGTCATAGCGCCAAAAGCAAAGATGGCTACCCATTGCCCATGTATTTTTCCAacaatataaatataaagtttttatttgattttttgcAAGTGAAGAATGAGAGCGAATTTTTCCTCTGCAACGTTGTTTGTATTCTGTTGGGCTTCCTATCTGTGTATGTTAAAgtgttgaagaaaaaagcttTTACGGAAAGTTCGAATGGATTAAAGACCAAGCTGGACATGCTAAGCATCCTCTTTTCTGGCAAAAGTGCTGTGTACGGGTGGTTGTCTTTTCTCAATTACACAATTGACTTTCTGCTGATGCTTATCGTTATGACTTTCAACGTGTTCATCTTTTTAAGTACCATTTTGGGGGTGGCCTGtggctactttttttacggCCACCGGTTAGCGCTGTGA
- a CDS encoding 40S ribosomal protein S25 — translation MPPKERKTKEQIAAAAAASGRSKKKKWGKGKNKEKLNHAVFIDKALQSKILESKNMKVITPSTISEKYKVNLSVARSVIKYLAEQNLIKEVCIQSHSQKLYTKVA, via the exons A TGCCCCCtaaggagagaaaaacaaaggaGCAAATCGCGGCTGCCGCAGCAGCATCGGGAAGAAGCAAGAAAAAG AAatggggaaagggaaagaacaaggaaaaacTGAACCACGCCGTGTTCATCGACAAAGCCCTGCAGTCAAAAATTTTGGAGAGTAAAAACATGAAGGTCATCACCCCTTCCACCAtttcagaaaaatataaagttaATTTAAGTGTCGCCAGATCGGTCATTAAATATTTAGCGGAGCAGAATTTAATTAAGGAGGTTTGTATTCAGAGCCACAGTCAGAAATTGTACACCAAGGTTGCCTAG